From a region of the Tachypleus tridentatus isolate NWPU-2018 chromosome 1, ASM421037v1, whole genome shotgun sequence genome:
- the LOC143233618 gene encoding uncharacterized protein LOC143233618 gives MTDLVIDEGVSHPQDTDHDSHVETEEDEKNIQLSTARKNSDVENKYLKKPHGQGNIKEIIKQTVNIEALNEPSVSFSGSSIDKPEVKMQQKNEASCLLEQFKMMQQQLEAIEEMSENVEKGFQNTKQFLKTVEHLSGAYYVDEEIANGFHQVDDEPTGTYSHSEVITEIPR, from the exons ATGACAGATTTGGTCATTGATGAGGGTGTGAGTCATCCTCAAGATACTGACCATGATTCTCATGTTGAAACAGAAGAAGATGAAAAGAATATTCAACTATCCACAGCTAGGAAAAACAGTGatgtagaaaacaaatatttaaaaaaaccacATGGACAAGGAAACatcaaagaaataattaaacaaactgttaacATTG AAGCCTTAAATGAGCCATCCGTTTCATTCAGCGGAAG TAGTATAGATAAACCAGAAGTGAAAATGCAACAGAAAAATGAAGCATCGTGTCTACTAGAACAGTTCAAAATGATGCAGCAACAGTTGGAAGCTATTGAAGAAATGTCAGAAAATGTTGAAAAGGGATTCCAGAATACTAAACAG TTTCTAAAAACAGTTGAACACCTAAGTGGTGCATactatgttgacgaagaaattgcCAATGGATTTCATCAAGTGGATGATGAACCTACTGGCACTTACTCTCATAGTGAAGTTATCACAGAAATTCCAAGGTAA